Proteins encoded within one genomic window of Cyprinus carpio isolate SPL01 chromosome B22, ASM1834038v1, whole genome shotgun sequence:
- the LOC109050826 gene encoding interferon-induced very large GTPase 1-like, producing the protein MDHPLTIVFFGNSAAVQFQHDNFLLGEIQPNIENVAIPRTVPLQLNKSGCRVSVISLIGLHETALDLDSLTDQLVNENEIIAFIFFVRLGQLTDADKMGLEWLQRVFGDRVLQFVMILFTYESQEESDSIIDDLKKNIEKCGGRYHTCSKNMNNQSEMRDLMNRIENLFTDNKQQSYTSEMYTAKDLQNRTCRSDQPTVIKKTMDCTLLKEKRQTRRRHIEKCSLDRARLDENIIGRRKEIECLFHRLHLDNWHPSKLRAADVLQLTTHSLQSHECCSDEDLIQAFLQKILMMNYRARHIKTIDTQQDGQQRNSDLFEDGEDADIFREISLIPEETNRSDAIHPMDVQMAVFQCADSFLKQLMVTKLSQCQYALPLLVPDPFTQEIEFPLWTFRQINKSWKMKETNNEIISIIQPVWKAETPMVSFFRFDSVSSSKSQLMNSLINEKHNTFFHRNCPGSSKTRVLMDGVVEIAWYCPSGKKTDKFTQCVAFCNLHGDAGDNEKQLQILTEMTSVNVVILPQLDRNDKSAANIQNLFKDRKPLICLLTEDKAKVFEIRKGKYKIGLKDRNQSDVSEEVIKAINNCLSFSSLESSFVFRLEDVSKYSGITVDEDYDNECSKGKKAAQQMMVLLEKKDLTEIKESFLPCQGKPWHQWCEKNKELHRSQGNEIDIEINQKQDMKKFREQQYKKDIGDFMKLFIAEINSQSPNEKIFFLKWLTVLLDEYTSADLSALHHKYDEKWSNVLKLKENNDRFEQQMATNLSNEQTELDKISEKLQAATFGLEHILREIGQIYESCKSVNKNKEGLPCDFSSLPSLAAEMMISGFPLELMDGDAAHVPVVWVTAVLHELIQKLGDQRVFVLSVLGIQSSGKSTMLNAMFGLQFGVSAGRCTRGAFMQLVRVSDKMKEQLKFDYILVVDTEGLRALELSGRSTRHQDNEMATFVVGLGNLTLINIFGENPSELQDILQIVVQAFMRMKKVRLNPSCMFVHQNVSEVTAGEKNMEGRRRLQQTLDEMTKLAAKDEVFDAECFNDVITFDIQKDVKYFAQLWEGSPPMAPPNPSYCENIHELKTTFFSHASKSDGLELTHLKGRINDLWEALLNERFVFSFRNALEIATYRKLETEYSKWSWSLRRTMLDIENKLYINIENETIDEVSESHLQIKLKVKSEEVEKSMSDFFERDKDKDILIQWKASFYIKINELQENIVRETKRKLNEILQQRDMKKRIDAQRTRHENTLLEKSKELAIKLKDKANDETILKKEFGKFWKECVNKIITETPPNKDIDVLKDMKQFLSNYKSVPVNAWKKNRDIFSVPNYSDYVQLKKSCGITEYVKNAFSSAKQKFEFKTQIRALVNDIAQHVDNMIMSYNIAKMGYNKSCIQELADYIKIRVEDYGQGSRDYVFTKEFYMDLVISICKRENKVITDQYTMFREANDPVFYFEKKSKEYYSIFQKYCQGATSAAIFGEIICQKLKDPIQKSVYKDTARDLTNEIQTKCDSLNGNRSKLEKHILKNLAEVEDFGKYITYFNTPRDHLKSFVRDEVNQYITNKFRVSVQPKMKENIKLLQQKIMAAAHRATSLVNTTGDVQKWLNHFTLQLSDVLIFSVKDLIGVSHDGVDDFNLLEDVISEELGSVSSEIQQKFSSNTFPVNLEHKDRPDEILIDHLCQCCWVQCPFCATTCTNTIEGHSGDHSVPFHRVDGLTGSCYDETECLSADFCTTLVRTSKMFYTGQWFPCREYRNAGNVYAEWNITPDFSELAYWKWFVYRFQEDLEKHFEKKFHMWDVISYEWSQYSKEQAIESLDEYI; encoded by the exons ATGG ATCACCCTCTGaccattgtgttttttggaaactCTGCTGCAGTCCAATTTCAACATGACAATTTTCTTCTTGGAGAAATACAACCAAATATTGAAAATGTGGCCATACCCAGGACTGTTCCTTTACAGTTGAATAAATCTGGGTGTcgcgtctcagtgatcagcctgATTGGCTTACATGAAACTGCACTTGATCTGGATTCTCTTACAGATCAActagtgaatgaaaatgaaatcatcgCCTTCATCTTTTTTGTGCGACTGGGCCAGTTAACAGATGCTGATAAGATGGGTCTTGAGTGGCTTCAGAGAGTATTTGGTGACAGAGTTCTTCAGTTTGTGATGATTCTCTTCACTTATGAGAGCCAGGAAGAATCTGACTCTATAATAGATGATCTGAAGAAAAACATTGAGAAATGTGGTGGAAGATATCACACCTGCAGCAAGAACATGAACAACCAGTCAGAGATGAGAGACCTGATGAACAGAATTGAGAATCTGTTTACTGATAATAAACAGCAGTCCTACACTAGTGAGATGTACACAGCAAAAGACCTGCAAAACAGGACATGTCGAAGTG ACCAACCCACAGTTATCAAAAAGACTATGGATTGTACCTTGTTGAAAGAGAAAAGACAGACACGTAGG cGACACATAGAGAAGTGTTCATTAGATCGGGCACGATTAGATGAAAACATAATTGGAAGGAGGAAGGAAATAGAGTGTCTATTTCACAGACTTCATCTTGATAACTGGCACCCCTCTAAACTAAGAGCTGCAGATGTTCTTCAACTAACTACACATTCATTACAGTCTCATGAGTGTTGTTCTGATGAGGACCTCATACAAGCTTTCCTACAAAAAATACTCATGATGAACTACAGAGCAAGGCACATTAAAACTATAGACACACAACAAGATGGGCAACAAAGAAACAGTGACTTGTTTGAAGATGGGGAGGATGCTGATATTTTCAGAGAAATATCTTTGATTCCTGAAGAAACAAACAGGAGTGATGCTATTCACCCGATGGATGTTCAGATGGCCGTGTTTCAATGTGCTGATAGTTTCCTCAAGCAGCTAATGGTGACTAAACTGTCTCAGTGTCAGTACGCTCTGCCTCTGCTTGTTCCTGATCCATTCACACAAGAGATTGAGTTTCCTCTCTGGACATTCAGACAAATAAACAAGAGCTGGAAGATGAAAGAGACCAACAATGAAATCATCAGTATAATCCAGCCAGTCTGGAAGGCAGAAACACCAATGGTGTCTTTCTTCAGGTTTGACTCAGTGTCCTCATCCAAATCTCAGCTGATGAACAGTCTGATCAATGAAAAACACAACACGTTCTTCCACAGGAACTGCCCAGGCAGCAGCAAAACCAGAGTACTGATGGATGGAGTGGTGGAGATCGCATGGTACTGCCCCTCTGGAAAAAAAACGGATAAATTCACTCAGTGTGTTGCGTTCTGTAATCTACATGGTGATGCAGGAGACAACGAGAAACAGCTGCAGATCCTCACTGAAATGACCTCAGTCAATGTTGTTATTCTACCACAACTTGACAGAAATGACAAGAGTGCAGCAAACATCCAAAACCTGTTCAAAGACAGAAAACCACTTATTTGTCTTCTTACTGAAGATAAAGCTAAAGTATTTGAAATAAGGAAAGGAAAATACAAAATAGGACTAAAAGACAGAAATCAGTCTGATGTATCTGAAGAAGTCATAAAAGCTATAAATAATTGTCTCTCATTCTCATCTTTAGAATCATCATTTGTTTTTAGACTTGAAGATGTGTCCAAATACTCAGGTATCACAGTAGATGAGGATTATGACAATGAATGCAGCAAAGGGAAAAAAGCAGCCCAGCAGATGATGGTTTTACTGGAGAAAAAAGATCTGACGGAAATCAAAGAATCATTTCTGCCCTGTCAGGGGAAACCGTGGCATCAGTGGTGTGAAAAGAACAAAGAACTACATCGATCTCAGGGAAATGAAATAGACATAGAAataaatcagaaacaagacatGAAGAAATTTCGTGAACAGCAGTATAAAAAGGACATTGGTGATTTCATGAAGTTGTTTATTGCAGAAATAAATTCACAATCTccaaatgagaaaatattttttctaaaatggcTCACAGTTCTCCTGGATGAATACACTTCAGCTGACCTTTCTGCTCTGCATCACAAGTATGATGAAAAGTGGTCAAATGTCTTAAAACTGAAAGAGAACAATGACAGATTTGAGCAACAGATGGCAACAAATTTGTCCAATGAACAAACTGAACTTGATAAGATATCAGAAAAACTTCAAGCAGCAACCTTTGGCTTGGAGCACATCCTGAGGGAGATCGGTCAGATCTATGAATCATGTAAATCAGTGAATAAGAACAAGGAAGGCCTGCCGTGTGATTTTTCTTCTCTCCCGAGTCTTGCAGCAGAGATGATGATCTCTGGATTTCCGCTGGAGCTGATGGATGGAGATGCTGCTCATGTTCCTGTGGTCTGGGTTACTGCTGTTCTACATGAACTCATCCAGAAACTGGGAGACCAGAGAGTCTTTgtgctgtcagttttagggatCCAGAGCTCTGGGAAATCCACTATGCTGAACGCCATGTTTGGACTCCAGTTTGGTGTCAGTGCTGGCAGATGCACCAGAGGAGCTTTCATGCAGCTGGTCAGAGTGTCAGATAAGATGAAAGAACAGCTGAAGTTTGACTATATTCTGGTTGTTGATACTGAGGGGCTTCGAGCTCTAGAACTGTCTGGAAGGTCAACAAGACATCAGGACAATGAAATGGCCACATTTGTTGTTGGTCTTGGAAATCTGACattaattaatatctttggaGAAAACCCATCAGAGCTGCAGGACATTCTTCAGATCGTTGTTCAGGCCTTCATGAGGATGAAGAAGGTCAGACTGAATCCCAGCTGcatgtttgttcatcagaacgtTTCAGAAGTGACAGCTGGAGAGAAAAACATGGAGGGAAGAAGACGGCTGCAGCAGACACTGGATGAAATGACAAAACTCGCTGCCAAAGATGAAGTCTTTGATGCAGAATGTTTCAATGATGTCATTACTTTTGATATACAGAAAGATGTGAAATATTTTGCACAGCTCTGGGAGGGAAGTCCACCTATGGCACCACCAAACCCATCATACTGTGAAAACATCCACGAGCTAAAGACAACCTTTTTTAGCCATGCTTCAAAATCAGATGGCTTAGAGCTGACGCACCTAAAAGGCCGTATTAATGATCTCTGGGAGGCTTTACTGAATGAACGATTTGTGTTCAGCTTCAGAAATGCTCTGGAAATCGCAACATACCGAAAACTGGAGACAGAATACAGCAAGTGGTCCTGGAGTCTCCGCAGAACTATGCTGGATATAGAGAACAAACTTTACATCAACATAGAAAATGAAACAATTGATGAGGTTTCAGAAAGTCAtcttcaaataaaactaaaagtgaaaagtgaagaaGTAGaaaaatcaatgtcagatttCTTTGAGAGAGACAAAGATAAAGATATACTGATACAGTGGAAAGCATCGTTTTACATCAAAATCAATGAGCTTCAGGAAAACATTGTGAGAGAAACAAAGAGGAAATTAAATGAGATTCTTCAGCAGCGAGATATGAAGAAAAGGATTGATGCTCAGAGGACACGCCATGAAAATACTCTCTTGGAAAAGAGCAAAGAACTTGCAATAAAACTCAAAGACAAAGCCAATGATGAAACAATCCTGAAAAAGGAGTTTGGAAAGTTTTGGAAAGAGTGTGTTAATAAGATTATCACAGAAACTCCTCCAAACAAAGACATTGATGtattaaaagacatgaaacagtTCCTCAGTAACTATAAAAGTGTTCCTGTAAATGCCTGGAAAAAGAATAGGGATATTTTCTCTGTGCCAAATTATTCAGATTATGTACAGTTAAAGAAATCCTGTGGAATTACAGAATATGTTAAAAATGCCTTCAGTTCAGCTAAACAGAAGTTTGAGTTTAAAACCCAAATTAGAGCCTTAGTCAATGACATTGCTCAACATGTAGACAACATGATCATGTCGTATAACATTGCAAAAATGGGCTACAACAAAAGCTGCATTCAAGAACTTGCAGATTATATCAAAATCAGAGTGGAAGATTATGGGCAAGGCTCCAGGGACTATGTGTTTACGAAAGAATTTTACATGGATTTGGTCATTTCCATCTGTAAGAGAGAAAACAAGGTAATTACTGACCAGTATACAATGTTCAGGGAAGCCAATGATCCTGTTTTCTACTTTGAAAAGAAGAGCAAAGAGTACTATAGTATTTTCCAGAAATACTGTCAAGGTGCAACATCAGCTGCCATTTTTGGGGAGATCATCTGTCAGAAACTGAAAGATCCCATTCAGAAGAGTGTCTACAAAGATACAGCCAGAGATCTGACTAATGAAATCCAAACAAAGTGTGACTCACTAAATGGAAACAGATCTAAACTAGAGAAGCACATACTCAAAAATCTGGCAGAAGTGGAGGATTTTGGCAAATACATTACATACTTCAACACTCCCAGAGACCACTTAAAGAGTTTTGTCAGAGATGAAGTCAATCAGTACATCACTAATAAGTTTAGAGTCAGTGTTCAGCCCAAGATGAAGGAGAACATTAAACTTCTGCAGCAGAAGATCATGGCAGCAGCTCACAGAGCTACTTCACTGGTCAACACAACTGGTGATGTTCAGAAGTGGCTGAATCATTTCACACTGCAGCTCTCAGATGTGCTGATATTCTCTGTAAAGGACCTCATTGGAGTGAGTCATGATGGTGTGGATGATTTCAACCTCCTAGAAGATGTGATAAGCGAAGAACTTGGTTCAGTATCATCTGAAATACAACAGAAATTCAGTTCAAATACATTTCCTGTAAATCTGGAACATAAAGACAGACCAGATGAGATTCTGATTGATCATCTCTGTCAGTGCTGCTGGGTTCAGTGTCCGTTCTGTGCAACCACCTGCACCAACACAATAGAAGGACACTCTGGAGATCACAGTGTTCCTTTCCATCGCGTGGATGGACTCACTGGAAGCTGTTATGATGAAACCGAATGTCTCAGTGCAGATTTTTGCACAACTTTAGTGAGAACTAGTAAAATGTTCTATACAGGTCAGTGGTTTCCGTGCAGAGAGTACAGAAACGCAGGAAATGTTTATGCAGAGTGGAACATCACTCCTGACTTCTCAGAGCTAGCGTACTGGAAGTGGTTTGTGTACAGATTTCAGGAAGATCTGGAAAAACACTTTGAGAAAAAATTCCACATGTGGGATGTGATTTCATATGAATGGAGCCAATACTCAAAAGAGCAAGCTATCGAGAGTTTGGATGAATACATCtaa